A region of Larimichthys crocea isolate SSNF chromosome X, L_crocea_2.0, whole genome shotgun sequence DNA encodes the following proteins:
- the LOC104938220 gene encoding C-X-C chemokine receptor type 4 — protein MSYYEHIVLDYDYNDTGSGSGSGSGDLGVELEEPCEVEHIMTTDLQQVFLPVVYALIFTLGITGNGLVVIVLGCQRRSKCSLTDRYRLHLSAADLLFVLALPFWAVDAAMADWRFGAVTCVGVHAIYTVNLYGSVLILAFISLDRYLAVVRATDTNTGGLRQLLAHRLVYVGAWLPAALLAVPDLIFARTQEGGEGATLCQRFYPADNAPLWVAVFHLQLVLVGLVIPGLVLLVCYCVIVTRLTRGPLGGQRQKRRAVRTTIALVLCFFVCWLPYGAGISVDSMLRLEVLPRSCRLEAILSVWLAVAEPMAFAHCCLNPLLYAFLGAGFKSSARRALTLSRASSLKILPRRRPGASTTTESESSSLHSS, from the exons ATGTCATACTATGAG CACATCGTCTTGGATTACGACTACAATGACAcaggctctggttctggttctggttctggagacCTCGGGGTGGAACTCGAGGAGCCCTGTGAGGTGGAGCACATAATGACTactgacctgcagcaggtgTTCTTGCCTGTGGTCTACGCGCTCATCTTCACCCTGGGCATCACCGGAAACGGCCTGGTCGTCATAGTGCTGGGCTGCCAACGCAG ATCaaagtgcagcctcacagacCGGTATCGCCTCCACCTCTCAGCTGCAGATCTCCTCTTTGTTCTGGCACTGCCATTCTGGGCCGTGGATGCAGCCATGGCTGACTGGCGCTTCGGAGCAGTCACCTGCGTTGGTGTGCACGCTATCTACACGGTCAACCTGTACGGCAGTGTGCTCATCCTGGCGTTCATCAGCTTGGACCGCTACCTGGCAGTAGTCCGAGCCACGGACACCAACACTGGTGGGCTGAGGCAGCTGCTGGCACACAGACTGGTTTATGTGG GTGCCTGGTTGCCTGCTGCCCTCTTGGCAGTGCCTGACTTGATATTTGCTCGGACtcaagaaggaggagaaggggccACCCTTTGCCAGCGATTCTACCCAGCAGACAACGCTCCTCTTTGGGTTGCAGTCTTCCACTTGCAGCTGGTCCTGGTGGGTCTGGTGATTCCAGGCCTTGTCCTCCTGGTGTGCTACTGCGTCATTGTCACCAGGCTGACCCGAGGCCCCCTGGGGGGCCAGAGGCAGAAGCGTCGAGCGGTCAGGACCACCATCGCATTGGTTCTCTGCTTCTTCGTGTGCTGGCTGCCCTATGGAGCAGGCATCTCTGTGGACTCCATGCTGCGCCTGGAGGTCCTGCCCCGCAGCTGTCGCCTGGAGGCCATCCTGAGTGTGTGGCTAGCGGTGGCTGAGCCCATGGCATTTGCACACTGCTGCCTAAATCCACTGCTGTACGCCTTTCTGGGGGCTGGGTTCAAGAGTTCGGCCCGCAGGGCCCTCACACTGAGCCGAGCCTCTAGTTTGAAGATCCTACCACGAAGACGCCCCGGGGCCTCCACGACCACAGAGTCTGAGTCTTCCAGTTTACATTCCAGCTAG
- the si:ch211-227n13.3 gene encoding uncharacterized protein si:ch211-227n13.3 isoform X1, translating to MSDHVTYEQCEINPTDDSGYEADGLELSIHTSVTRIEYYSSFEYSLKWGGTMYPRRSSRLSKGSTKSPKRSPSPNKDVIQRKLSGKRPKAGQRKTKAVNNIVDADEGNIRDLIDIINSPNDAKHVAEEEEEDGGELLKVVDEGVDYSDEDSVISSVASGPSLKWRPSPKKHRPLQGVCSACRKLYQKAKKMKAPLKNKLLDNNPKSLTCDQWVLLKKWTPRRLPNARGKLLAHVQLVSKRLMMKNGAKQTEQCVEPSTCWRQHAFLQRNLRQNMKAPVKNQRKKNRRKRTRDDSQGPRVAKQQRLNSSNRRQNISMDCTDDDDDLLPASVHSSSPGFEESKEHEADDSADTHLTFELIPTSVSLETTKPRRVSPRRKTPEKTRGFRDLLAQLRGNSSMIVRETR from the exons ATGTCAGACCACGTTACATATGAACAGTGTGAGATAAA TCCTACAGATGATAGCGGCTATGAGGCAGATGGCTTGGAGTTGTCCATTCATACATCAGTCACAAGAATAGAATATTATAG TTCATTTGAGTATTCCCTGAAGTGGGGCGGAACCATGTACCCCAGACGCTCCTCCAGACTATCAAAAGGCTCCACGAAGAGCCCCAAAAGAAGCCCAAGCCCTAACAAAGATGTTATCCAGCGTAAGTTGAGTGGTAAGAGGCCGAAGGCAGGGCAGAGGAAGACCAAAGCCGTCAACAACATAGTTGATGCAGATGAAGGGAACATCCGTGACCTCATTGACATCATCAACAGTCCAAATGATGCGAAACATGtcgctgaggaggaggaggaggatggaggggagCTTTTAAAGGTGGTTGATGAAGGAGTGGACTATTCAGATGAAGACTCTGTTATCAGCAGCGTAGCTTCTGGTCCTTCCCTCAAATGGCGCCCCTCTCCCAAGAAACACAGGCCCTTGCAGGGCGTGTGCTCAGCCTGCCGGAAGCTCTACCAGAAGGCAAAGAAGATGAAAGCACcacttaaaaataaactcttaGACAACA atcCCAAGTCCCTGACATGTGACCAGTGGGTCCTGCTCAAGAAGTGGACACCAAGGAGGCTGCCTAATGCAAGAGG GAAGCTTTTGGCCCACGTACAGCTGGTTAGTAAAAGACTTATGATGAAGAACGGtgcaaaacaaactgagcagTGTGTGGAACCGTCAACCTGCTGGAGGCAGCACGCATTTCTTCAGAG gaaCCTTAGACAGAATATGAAGGCTCCAGTGAAAAaccagaggaagaagaacaggaggaagaggacaagaGATGATTCTCAAGGTCCTCGAGTCGCAAAGCAGCAGCGTCTCAACAGCAGTAATCGCCGGCAGAACATCAGCATGGACTGTACCGATGACGACGATGATCTCCTCCCAGCTAGCGTGCACAGTAGCAGTCCTGGTTTTGAAGAGTCTAAAGAGCATGAAGCCGATGATTCAGCAGACACACATCTGACTTTTGAGTTGATTCCCACCTCAGTCAGCCTGGAAACCACTAAGCCAAGACGGGTGTCACCCAGGCGGAAAACACCTGAGAAGACTCGTGGATTCAGAGACTTGCTTGCTCAGTTGCGTGGCAACAGCAGCATGATCGTTAGAGAAACCcgttag
- the si:ch211-227n13.3 gene encoding uncharacterized protein si:ch211-227n13.3 isoform X2: protein MYPRRSSRLSKGSTKSPKRSPSPNKDVIQRKLSGKRPKAGQRKTKAVNNIVDADEGNIRDLIDIINSPNDAKHVAEEEEEDGGELLKVVDEGVDYSDEDSVISSVASGPSLKWRPSPKKHRPLQGVCSACRKLYQKAKKMKAPLKNKLLDNNPKSLTCDQWVLLKKWTPRRLPNARGKLLAHVQLVSKRLMMKNGAKQTEQCVEPSTCWRQHAFLQRNLRQNMKAPVKNQRKKNRRKRTRDDSQGPRVAKQQRLNSSNRRQNISMDCTDDDDDLLPASVHSSSPGFEESKEHEADDSADTHLTFELIPTSVSLETTKPRRVSPRRKTPEKTRGFRDLLAQLRGNSSMIVRETR, encoded by the exons ATGTACCCCAGACGCTCCTCCAGACTATCAAAAGGCTCCACGAAGAGCCCCAAAAGAAGCCCAAGCCCTAACAAAGATGTTATCCAGCGTAAGTTGAGTGGTAAGAGGCCGAAGGCAGGGCAGAGGAAGACCAAAGCCGTCAACAACATAGTTGATGCAGATGAAGGGAACATCCGTGACCTCATTGACATCATCAACAGTCCAAATGATGCGAAACATGtcgctgaggaggaggaggaggatggaggggagCTTTTAAAGGTGGTTGATGAAGGAGTGGACTATTCAGATGAAGACTCTGTTATCAGCAGCGTAGCTTCTGGTCCTTCCCTCAAATGGCGCCCCTCTCCCAAGAAACACAGGCCCTTGCAGGGCGTGTGCTCAGCCTGCCGGAAGCTCTACCAGAAGGCAAAGAAGATGAAAGCACcacttaaaaataaactcttaGACAACA atcCCAAGTCCCTGACATGTGACCAGTGGGTCCTGCTCAAGAAGTGGACACCAAGGAGGCTGCCTAATGCAAGAGG GAAGCTTTTGGCCCACGTACAGCTGGTTAGTAAAAGACTTATGATGAAGAACGGtgcaaaacaaactgagcagTGTGTGGAACCGTCAACCTGCTGGAGGCAGCACGCATTTCTTCAGAG gaaCCTTAGACAGAATATGAAGGCTCCAGTGAAAAaccagaggaagaagaacaggaggaagaggacaagaGATGATTCTCAAGGTCCTCGAGTCGCAAAGCAGCAGCGTCTCAACAGCAGTAATCGCCGGCAGAACATCAGCATGGACTGTACCGATGACGACGATGATCTCCTCCCAGCTAGCGTGCACAGTAGCAGTCCTGGTTTTGAAGAGTCTAAAGAGCATGAAGCCGATGATTCAGCAGACACACATCTGACTTTTGAGTTGATTCCCACCTCAGTCAGCCTGGAAACCACTAAGCCAAGACGGGTGTCACCCAGGCGGAAAACACCTGAGAAGACTCGTGGATTCAGAGACTTGCTTGCTCAGTTGCGTGGCAACAGCAGCATGATCGTTAGAGAAACCcgttag